Proteins encoded by one window of Tunturibacter psychrotolerans:
- a CDS encoding phosphatidylinositol-specific phospholipase C1-like protein has translation MNVRYTLLCASVLALGAQTFAHSQTPSDNNIRMNQIQVIGSHNSYHAGIAPSESKLMSENNPKLYQGFEYRHRPLDQQLNSGIRQIELDIYADTKGGLYAHPSGPTNVAAAGLPADPDFDPQGRMSKPGFKVMHVQDFDYRSTCQPFIACLQIVRTWSKAHPQHVPVYILLETKQSDLPEKYHATPIEKFTSATFDALDAEIRSVFSPKEIITPDQVRGKHKTLEEAVLQNQWPTLKKARGKVVFLMDQRPVGPVYLEGHDGLHGRIIFTNAVPGQPDCAFTEENDGTQETIAALVRKGYIVRTRTDADTKEARTGDTTRRETALTSGAQLLSTDYPASEPSTWTSYSVSLPDNAIARCNPINAPTECSNSALNSANGN, from the coding sequence ATGAACGTTCGATACACCTTGCTCTGCGCCTCAGTCCTTGCCTTGGGAGCGCAAACCTTCGCCCACTCGCAGACACCTTCCGACAACAACATCCGCATGAACCAGATTCAGGTCATCGGTTCTCACAACAGCTATCACGCCGGAATCGCACCCAGCGAGTCCAAACTCATGAGCGAAAATAATCCCAAGCTGTACCAGGGGTTCGAGTACCGCCACCGTCCTCTCGACCAACAACTCAACTCAGGCATCCGTCAGATCGAGCTCGATATCTACGCCGACACCAAGGGCGGCCTCTACGCGCACCCCAGCGGCCCCACGAACGTTGCCGCCGCTGGCCTGCCAGCCGATCCTGACTTCGATCCGCAGGGTCGCATGAGCAAGCCCGGCTTCAAGGTCATGCACGTTCAGGACTTCGACTACCGCAGCACATGCCAGCCCTTCATCGCGTGCCTCCAGATCGTTCGCACCTGGTCGAAGGCTCACCCACAGCACGTCCCCGTCTACATCCTGCTCGAAACCAAGCAGAGCGATCTCCCGGAAAAATACCACGCCACTCCCATCGAAAAATTCACCTCAGCAACATTCGACGCACTCGACGCGGAGATTCGCTCGGTCTTCTCACCTAAAGAAATCATCACGCCCGATCAGGTCAGAGGAAAGCACAAAACACTCGAAGAGGCCGTGCTTCAGAACCAGTGGCCCACCCTCAAGAAAGCTCGCGGCAAAGTGGTCTTCTTAATGGACCAGCGCCCCGTCGGCCCCGTCTACCTCGAAGGACATGACGGGCTACACGGACGCATCATCTTCACCAACGCAGTTCCCGGCCAGCCTGACTGCGCCTTCACCGAAGAGAACGACGGAACCCAGGAGACCATCGCCGCTCTGGTTCGCAAAGGCTACATCGTACGTACTCGTACCGATGCCGACACCAAAGAGGCTCGTACTGGCGACACTACGCGTCGCGAGACCGCACTCACCAGTGGCGCTCAACTGCTCAGCACAGACTATCCCGCCTCTGAGCCATCCACGTGGACCAGCTACTCCGTCAGTCTTCCCGACAACGCCATCGCTCGCTGCAATCCAATCAACGCACCGACGGAATGTTCAAACAGCGCTCTAAACTCTGCAAACGGCAACTAA
- a CDS encoding STAS domain-containing protein, with product MLLTLMSRHIGKVFLIRCKGRIVLGEEVKALEVALEGGAWEFSQLVVELSGISRLDSIGLGLLVRYSERMRRRGGDLRLAGSPQFLLDLLKMTKVSASLESYATEEEAIQSYLKERPAEAAKKREGPRVVVVDESVDLCVFVRAVLTQHGYDVRATCSFRDAKTLLQTDGVEYILVGPSTPHLSAETVVETLTALAPRAKALRLDPEFKIRDVQEASDALLQLFAADGV from the coding sequence ATGTTGCTAACACTGATGTCGCGCCATATTGGGAAAGTCTTTCTAATCCGATGCAAGGGCCGTATTGTCCTGGGCGAAGAGGTGAAGGCGCTGGAGGTAGCGCTGGAGGGTGGTGCGTGGGAGTTTTCGCAGCTGGTGGTGGAGCTGAGCGGAATAAGCCGGTTGGACAGTATTGGGCTGGGGCTACTGGTGCGCTACTCCGAACGGATGCGAAGACGCGGTGGGGATCTTCGGCTAGCTGGGTCGCCGCAGTTTCTTCTGGATCTGCTGAAGATGACAAAGGTATCAGCTTCTCTGGAGAGCTATGCGACGGAGGAGGAGGCGATCCAGTCTTATCTGAAGGAGCGGCCAGCTGAGGCGGCGAAGAAGAGAGAGGGGCCGCGGGTGGTGGTGGTGGATGAGTCGGTGGATCTTTGTGTGTTTGTGAGAGCCGTGCTGACGCAGCATGGCTACGATGTGAGAGCGACTTGCTCGTTTCGCGATGCAAAGACCCTGCTGCAGACGGATGGCGTGGAGTACATTCTGGTGGGACCGAGCACACCGCATCTGTCGGCTGAGACGGTCGTGGAGACTTTGACCGCATTGGCGCCGAGGGCGAAGGCGCTACGGCTCGACCCGGAGTTCAAGATCCGCGACGTGCAGGAGGCGAGCGACGCTCTGCTTCAGTTGTTTGCGGCTGATGGGGTGTGA